The genomic DNA CGCGGCGGCAACCGCCGCAGCGGCATCGAAAACGCGCCACGGCATGGCTTTGCCGTGGCGCGTTTTTTTGCTGGCGGCATCGTCCGCGCAAGGTCTTTGCACGTTCTTCCCGCTCCTTTGCGCGCACCTCCGCTTGTTGCGCCCTCATTGCATACTCATGCACGCTTATTGCACCCGGCAAAACGCCTGTTTGTCCTTAAGCGTTTGACCGGCTAGCGCGCCGCGCCGCTTCGGGTAAAATACCGCCCTTTTGCGCGACCCTCAGGGCTGAACTGTTCTGCGCGCGTTCCCCGCAACGCGTACAAACACGGTGGATACACCACAGAGGCGCGCCATTTTTGACAGCCTAGAATAGCGTCGCCGACGCCTGCCTGCGTGAAGCACCCTCGCGCCGCGAATCCACCGTTCGCGCGCAAAGAACGCCGGAGCGGTCGGCACGGGCAATCACGAACAAGCACGAACAAGCACGGACAGGCCAATCCTCGACGATCGGCGACAGGAGAAACATGAAGAAGCTCGCATTGTGCGTGGCGCTTTCCGCCCTCGCGACGCTCGCGATGGCAAACGAACACAGCACGCTCGGCGAAGACGTCGCGGTGAGCCCGCACAAAAACGGCGCCGCGCTGAAAACGATGGTCGACCACGCGGTATCGGCCTCCGGCAAGGAAGACGCGTCAGCTCGCCCGGCCCGGCACTATTTCGACTCCGATCTGCCGCCGACCCGATAACCGAAGAACCCCGCAAAAAGAGCCGGCGCGTGTCGGCTACCGCACATTCGCTCGGGGCTGGCCCGAATGGGCCACACAAAGGGCTTGGTAATACAGTCGGGAAAGTACCTGAATGAGCGCCTGAACAAGCGCATGAGCAGGCGCCTGAACGGGCGTCCGACCGGAATCCCGACCCAACGCCAGATCAACCGCCCTTAAGGACACACTATGCTTCTGCAAGGTTACGGCCCGCTGATCCTCTCGGGCACGTTCCAGACCGTCAAGCTAGCCGTGCTGTCGCTCGTGCTGGCATTCGTGCTCGGGCTGCTCGGCGCGGCCGCGAAACTATCGAAAAACCGGCTTTCGCACGGCATCGGCACCGTCTACACGACGCTGATTCGCGGCGTGCCCGACCTCGTGCTGATGCTGCTGCTGTTCTACAGCATCCAGATCTGGCTCAACAACCTGACCGACGCGCTCGGCTGGGACCAGATCGACATCGATCCGTTCGTCGCCGGCGTCGCGGTGCTCGGCTTCATCTACGGCGCGTACTTCACCGAAACCTTCCGCGGCGCATTTCTGTCGGTGCCGCGCGGCCAGCTCGAAGCCGGCGCCGCGTACGGCATGACCGGCTGGCAGGTGTTCACGCGTGTGATGTTCCCGCAGATGATGCGCTTCGCATTGCCCGGCATCGGTAACAACTGGCAGGTCATGGTCAAGGCGACGGCGCTTGTCTCGATTATCGGCCTCGCGGACGTCGTGAAGGCCTCGCAGGACGCCGGCAAGGGCACGCTGCGGTTCTTCTTCTTCACGCTGCTGGCGGGCGCGATCTATCTGCTGATCACCACCGTCTCGAACTTCGTGCTGATCTACCTCGAAAAGCGCTACTCCACCGGCGTGCGAAAGGCGGAACTATGATCGAGCTGATTCAGGAGTACTGGCGCAACTATCTGTACACCGACGGCTACCGTTTCACCGGTGTCGCGATCACGTTGTGGCTGCTCGTCGTGTCGATCGGCCTCGGCTTTTGCCTCTCGGTACCGCTCGCGGTGGCGCGCGTATCGAAGAAAAAGTGGCTCTCGAGCGCGGTGTGGCTCTATACGTATGTGTTTCGCGGCACGCCGTTGTACGTGCAACTGCTGCTCTGCTACACGGGCCTCTACAGCCTCGAAGTGATCCGCTCACATGAGCTGACCAACGCGTTCTTCCGCGACGGCATGCACTGCACGCTGCTCGCGTTCACGCTGAACACCTGCGCGTACACCACCGAAATTTTCGCCGGCGCGATCAAGGCGACGCCGTACGGCGAAATCGAAGCGGCGCGCGCCTACGGGATGTCGCAGTTCACGCTCTATCGCCGCGTGATCCTGCCGTCGGCCTTGCGCCGCGCGCTGCCGTACTACAGCAACGAAGTGATCCTGATGCTGCACGCGACCACCGTTGCCTTCACCGCCACCGTGCCCGACATCCTGAAGATCGCACGCGACGTGAATTCGGCGACATACCGTTCGTTCGATGCGTTCGGTATCGCCGCCCTGCTCTATCTATGCATCTCGTTCGCGCTCGTGTGGATGTTCCGCCGCGCCGAGCGCCGCTGGCTCGCCTATCTGCGCCCGCAGGGCAAATAAGGCAAAACAAAGGCAAAGCAAAGGCGTACAGCCGGCCCCAAGGATTCCAATGAACACCCTGTCTCCCATGCTTTTCGTCGACAACCTGCATAAGAAGTACGGCGATAACGAAGTGCTCAAGGGCGTGTCGCTGAAGGCGAAACGCGGCGACGTGATCAGCGTGATCGGCTCGTCCGGTTCGGGCAAGAGCACGATGCTCCGCTGCATCAACTTTCTCGAACAGCCGAACGCGGGCCGCATTTTCGTCGACGGCGAAGAGGTCCGCACCGCGAAGGATAAGGCGGGCGCACTGAAGGTCGCCGACCACAAGCAGTTGCAGCGCATGCGCACGCGCCTTTCCATGGTCTTCCAGCATTTCAATCTGTGGACCCATATGACGGTGCTCGAAAACATCATCGAAGCGCCGCTGCACGTGCTCGGCCTGTCGCGCAAGGAAGCCGAAGAGCGCGCGCGCACGTATCTCGAGAAAGTCGGCCTCGCGCCGCGCGTCGAGAAGCAATACCCGTCGCACCTGTCGGGCGGCCAGCAGCAGCGCGTCGCGATCGCCCGCGCGCTGACAATGCACCCGGACGTGATGCTGTTCGACGAACCGACTTCGGCGCTCGACCCTGAACTCGTCGGCGAAGTGTTGAAAGTCATGCAGACGCTTGCCGAGGAAGGCCGCACGATGATCGTCGTAACGCATGAAATGGCCTTTGCACGCAATGTGTCGAATCACGTGATGTTCCTGCATCAAGGACGCGTCGAAGAAGAAGGCCACCCTTCCGAAGTATTTGGGAATACGAA from Paraburkholderia edwinii includes the following:
- a CDS encoding ABC transporter permease; translation: MLLQGYGPLILSGTFQTVKLAVLSLVLAFVLGLLGAAAKLSKNRLSHGIGTVYTTLIRGVPDLVLMLLLFYSIQIWLNNLTDALGWDQIDIDPFVAGVAVLGFIYGAYFTETFRGAFLSVPRGQLEAGAAYGMTGWQVFTRVMFPQMMRFALPGIGNNWQVMVKATALVSIIGLADVVKASQDAGKGTLRFFFFTLLAGAIYLLITTVSNFVLIYLEKRYSTGVRKAEL
- a CDS encoding ABC transporter permease, encoding MIELIQEYWRNYLYTDGYRFTGVAITLWLLVVSIGLGFCLSVPLAVARVSKKKWLSSAVWLYTYVFRGTPLYVQLLLCYTGLYSLEVIRSHELTNAFFRDGMHCTLLAFTLNTCAYTTEIFAGAIKATPYGEIEAARAYGMSQFTLYRRVILPSALRRALPYYSNEVILMLHATTVAFTATVPDILKIARDVNSATYRSFDAFGIAALLYLCISFALVWMFRRAERRWLAYLRPQGK
- a CDS encoding ABC transporter ATP-binding protein: MNTLSPMLFVDNLHKKYGDNEVLKGVSLKAKRGDVISVIGSSGSGKSTMLRCINFLEQPNAGRIFVDGEEVRTAKDKAGALKVADHKQLQRMRTRLSMVFQHFNLWTHMTVLENIIEAPLHVLGLSRKEAEERARTYLEKVGLAPRVEKQYPSHLSGGQQQRVAIARALTMHPDVMLFDEPTSALDPELVGEVLKVMQTLAEEGRTMIVVTHEMAFARNVSNHVMFLHQGRVEEEGHPSEVFGNTKSDRLKQFLAGSLK